The Streptomyces armeniacus genomic interval GTGCAGCACCTTCGCCGTCTCGACGTGCTCCTCGCGCTTGTGCGCGAGGTTCGGGTCGCCCGGCCCGTAGTTCACCGCGGGCACGCCGAGGGCGCTGAACCGGGAGACGTCCGTCCACCCGTACTTCGGCTGCGGCACCCCGCCCACCGCCGCGGTGAACGCGGCCGCCGCCGGGTGCGACAGACCGGGCAGCGCGCCCGGTGAGCTGTCGTCGACGATCAGCTCCTCGACGCCGCAGTCCGCGAACACCTCGCGGACGTGTGCGAGCGCCTCTTCGGGGCTCCGGTCCGGCGCGAAGCGGAAGTTGACGGTGACGGTGCACTCGTCCGGGATCACGTTGCCCGCGACGCCGCCCTCGATGCGTACGGCGTTCAGCCCCTCCCGGTACTCGAGCCCGTCGATCACCTGGCGCCTCGGCTCGTACGCGGCGAGCCGGGCCAGTACGGGCTGTGCGGCGTGGATGGCGTTCTTCCCCAGCCAGCCGCGCGCGGAGTGGGCGCGCTGTCCGGACGTACGGAGGCGGACGCGCACCGTGCCCTGGCAGCCGCCCTCGACCTGGCCGCTGGAGGGTTCGAGCAGGACGGCGAAGTCGCCCGCGAGCCAGTCGGGGTGGGCTTCGGCGATGTGGCCGAGGCCGTTGAGGCTGGCGTCGACCTCCTCGTTGTCGTAGAAGACGAAGGTCAGGTCGCGGTTCGGGCGCGGCACCGTGGCGGCGATCCGCAGCTGCACGGCCACCCCGGCCTTCATGTCGCTCGTGCCGCAGCCCCACAGGATGCCGTCCGCGTCGAGCCGCGACGGGACGTTGTCAGCGATGGGCACGGTGTCGATGTGACCCGCGAGGATGACGCGTTCGGCGCGGCCGAGCCGCGTACGGGCGACGACGTTGTTCCCGTACCGGTCCACGTCCAGATGCGGCAGCGCGCTCAGCGCGGCCTCCACCGCGTCCGCGAGGGGCTTCTCCGTCCCGCTCTCGGAGGGAAAGTCGACGAGCTGCGCCGTGAGCAGAGCCGCGTCCTGCTCCAGGTCAAGTCCGGTGAACGACATGGCGCCACCCTAGCTCCGCGCACCGGTACCTTTATCCGCGTGTCAGAGACCTCCACTCCTCGACGGCGGCGTGGCAGGGGTCTTCGGATCCTTGCCGCGCTGGCCGTACTGCTCGGCATCGCCGGTTATCTGGCGACGCAGTACGTCACAGGCGGCGCCGGACCGGCGCGCTGCACCGTACGCGCGACGGGTGAAGGCGAGAGCAACGGCGACGGCGGCTCGGCGGAGTACAAGGTGCGGCCCGAGCAGGCGTCCAACGCCGCGACCATCGAGGCCGTCGCGTCCTCCCGCGAGCTGCCCGAACGTGCCGTGACGATAGCCATCGCGACCGCCATCCAGGAATCCGGGCTGCGCAACATCCGGCACGGCGACCGCGATTCACTCGGCCTGTTCCAGCAGCGCCCCTCGCAGGGCTGGGGCACGCAGCAGCAGATCCTCGACCCGGTGTACGCGTCGGGGAAGTTCTACGACCACCTGGTGAAGGTCCCCGGCTACTCCCGGCTGCCGCTCACCGTCGCGGCGCAGCGCGTGCAGCGCAGCGGCTTCCCGCAGGCGTACGCCAAGCACGAGGCGAACGCCGCCCTGCTCACCGCCGCCCTCACCGGCCGCCGCGCGGCGGCGCTCAACTGCACCACGGGGCCCGGCGGAATCGACAAAGCGGGCAACGCGACGACCGTACGGGAGAAGCTGGCGCGGGAGTTCGGCGAGGACGTGCTGCGCGGCTCCCCGAAGCCGGACACGGCGGCGGCCGGCACGGGCAGCCACCGCGGAAGCGGCACCGGCGCGGACGCCGCGAAGGGGGCGGACGCCAAGCAACCGGAGATCGTCCTCACCGTCGACGCGGAGCAGCGCGGCTGGGAACTCGCGCACTGGGCGCTGGCGCACTGGGCGGAGCTGCGCATCAGCGAGATCTCGTACGGGGGCCGCGAGTGGGCGGCGGACCGTTCCGAGGACGGCTGGCGGGAGTCGGACGAGGACGCGGCGGACGGCGGCGGAACGACAGTGGTGCTGCGGCTGGCGACGGCGTCGTAGCGGTACGGGAAGCCCTGGCTGAAGGCGGTCCGGGGCGGGCTGTGAGGTGGCCGGGGCACGGCTGCCGCGCGTGCTCACCGAAGCCGATTATGCGACGCGTTACCAATCCTTTACCAAACTGGCCCGCAACTTTCGGCCCTCCCGGCGCGATAGGCAGTGCGTTCCGGCCGACAGCGAGTACGGCCGCGAGCGCCTTCCGAAACACAGCACCCCCGCCGTCAAAGGAGCAACATGTCCCTCCCCCTCACGCGCCGGATCGCCAAGGCCGCCCTGCTCAGCGCAGCCGGCGCCGCGTCGGTCGTCGGCGCGGCCGGTGCCGCGAGCGCCGCTGACCAGGCCTCCGGCCTGGGCGGACTGACCAACCTCAGCAGCGCGGACGCCGGCAGCACCCTCGACAGCACCGCGACGAACGCCACGGGGCTCGCCGGGAAGGCGGGCAAGGACGTGGTGGACGCCGGCGTTCCGGCGGCGACGAAGGTCGTGGGCGAGACCGTCAAGGGCTCCAACTCCGATTCCAGCACCGGTGGCCTGCCCACCGCGGGTCTGCCGCTCTCCTGACCCCGGCGCTCCCGGCCGGGCCGGGAGCAGCGTGGGACACCTGATCCGAACGGCGGCGAGGGGCCCCGGAGTTCGCCTCCCGGGCCCCTCGCCGCTGTGTGCTCACTGTCCGCGCAGTCCGGCGTACGGGCGCTGTCCGGCGTACGACCCGGCGCAGCGCCTGTGCCCAGTGCGCCCCTGCCCAGTGCGCCCCTGCTCAGTGCTCCAGCCGCTGTACGGCCGCCGCGACCCGCTCGTCCGTCGCCGTGAACGCGACCCGTACGAACCGCTCGCCCGCCGGACCGTAGAAGTCGCCCGGCGCGACCAGGATGCCGCGCTTGGAGAGCTCGCCGACGGTGTCCCAGCAGGGCTCGTCCCGGGTCGCCCACAGGTAGAGCGACGCCTCGCTGTGCTCGATCCGGAAGCCGTACGCCTCCAGCGCGCCGCGCAGTGCCGCGCGCCGTGCCGCGTACCGTTCGCGCTGCTCCGCGACGTGCGCGTCGTCGTCCAGCGCCGCCGCCGCGGCGGCCTGTACGGGCGCGGGCGCCATCATCCCGCCGTGCTTCCGTACGAGCAGCAGGTCCCCGAGCACGGACGCGTCGCCGACGGCGAACGCGGCGCGGTAGCCGGCGAGGTTGGAGCGCTTGGAGAGCGAGTGGACGGCGACGATCCCCTCGTACGAGCCCCCGCACACGTCCGGGTGCAGCACGGACACCGGCTCGGTGTCCCAGCCCAGTTCGAGGTAGCACTCGTCGCTGACGAGCAGCACGCCGTGCTCGCGCGCCCAGGCGACCGCCGCGCGCAGTGTCTCGGCGGACAGGACACGGCCGGTCGGATTCGAGGGCGAGTTGAGCCACAGCAGCCGCAGCCCGGCCGGGTCCAGCTCCGTGACCTCCTCGTACGTGACCGGCTCCGCACCGGCGGCCCGCGCACCCACCTCGTACGTGGGGTAGGCCAGCCGCGGGTACGCCACGCGGTCGCCCTCGCCCAGCCCCAGCTGGGTCGGCAGCCACGCGACGAACTCCTTCGAGCCGACGACGGGCAGCACGTTCGCATGCTCGACACCGCGTGCCCCGAGGCGGCGCCCGCACCAGCCCGCGATCGCGTCGCGAAGGGCGGGCGTGCCCCACACCGTGGGGTAGCCGGGGCTGTTCGCGGCGTCCGCGAGCGCCCGCCGGACCAGCTCCGGGACCGGGTCGACGGGCGTGCCGACGGACAGGTCCACGATGCCGCCCGCGTGGGCCGCGGCCGTCGCCTTGTACGGCTCCAGGCGGTCCCAGGGGAAGACGGGCAGCCGGGCGGAGACGGATGACAAGGGTTGCTCACTCTCTCTCGGAACACGTCGGTCCCGTACGGGCGTGCCGTACGGGACCGGTGCAGCGGTGCGCGCCTGGCCTCAGGTCACTCGTCGTGGCTCTGCGGCGGCAGTGCGGCGATGACGGGATGGTCGCGCTCGATCAGGCCGAGCTTCGAAGCACCACCGGGCGAGCCGAGCTCGTCGAAGAACTCGACGTTCGCCTTGTAGTAGTCCTTCCACTCCTCGGGAGTGTCATCCTCGTAGAAGATCGCCTCGACCGGGCAGACCGGCTCACAGGCCCCGCAGTCGACGCATTCGTCCGGGTGGATGTACAAGGACCGCTGGCCCTCGTAAATGCAGTCGACGGGGCACTCCTCGATGCATGCCTTGTCTTTAAGATCGACACAAGGCTCCGCGATGACGTAGGTCACGCTGTCGTTCCTCCTCGATAGGGGCGGCGGAGCGAGTACGGCTCTGCCGCGGGGCGCGCGGGAGCGCGGCGTCGTCGATGCCCGCACCTAGTATCTCCGTTCCCCGGCATGAGACGAACAGGAGGGGTGGGTAGAGCTGTGGAATTCGCCACAGGCGGACATCTTGAGGTCCGCATTACCCCTGACGACGTGGGGAAACGCGTATCCGTGAGGTCTTTGACCGGTCCGGATGAGCCGAAGGCCGCCTTTACCGACACTGTAGGCGTCCTCACCTCGTGGACCGGCGGGACGCTGCGGATCACGCGCCGCGACGGGCGGACCGTCGCGCTCCGGGAGGCGGCGCTCGTGGCGGGCAAGCCCGTACCGGCGGCGCCGGCGCGGCGCCGGGGCGTACCGGCCGCGAGCGTGCGCGAGCTGCAGTGGGTCGCGGCGCGGGGGTGGCCGGCCGTCGAG includes:
- the dapE gene encoding succinyl-diaminopimelate desuccinylase, translating into MSFTGLDLEQDAALLTAQLVDFPSESGTEKPLADAVEAALSALPHLDVDRYGNNVVARTRLGRAERVILAGHIDTVPIADNVPSRLDADGILWGCGTSDMKAGVAVQLRIAATVPRPNRDLTFVFYDNEEVDASLNGLGHIAEAHPDWLAGDFAVLLEPSSGQVEGGCQGTVRVRLRTSGQRAHSARGWLGKNAIHAAQPVLARLAAYEPRRQVIDGLEYREGLNAVRIEGGVAGNVIPDECTVTVNFRFAPDRSPEEALAHVREVFADCGVEELIVDDSSPGALPGLSHPAAAAFTAAVGGVPQPKYGWTDVSRFSALGVPAVNYGPGDPNLAHKREEHVETAKVLHCEAALRDWLTG
- a CDS encoding ATP-binding protein is translated as MSLPLTRRIAKAALLSAAGAASVVGAAGAASAADQASGLGGLTNLSSADAGSTLDSTATNATGLAGKAGKDVVDAGVPAATKVVGETVKGSNSDSSTGGLPTAGLPLS
- the dapC gene encoding succinyldiaminopimelate transaminase, encoding MSSVSARLPVFPWDRLEPYKATAAAHAGGIVDLSVGTPVDPVPELVRRALADAANSPGYPTVWGTPALRDAIAGWCGRRLGARGVEHANVLPVVGSKEFVAWLPTQLGLGEGDRVAYPRLAYPTYEVGARAAGAEPVTYEEVTELDPAGLRLLWLNSPSNPTGRVLSAETLRAAVAWAREHGVLLVSDECYLELGWDTEPVSVLHPDVCGGSYEGIVAVHSLSKRSNLAGYRAAFAVGDASVLGDLLLVRKHGGMMAPAPVQAAAAAALDDDAHVAEQRERYAARRAALRGALEAYGFRIEHSEASLYLWATRDEPCWDTVGELSKRGILVAPGDFYGPAGERFVRVAFTATDERVAAAVQRLEH
- the fdxA gene encoding ferredoxin, giving the protein MTYVIAEPCVDLKDKACIEECPVDCIYEGQRSLYIHPDECVDCGACEPVCPVEAIFYEDDTPEEWKDYYKANVEFFDELGSPGGASKLGLIERDHPVIAALPPQSHDE